The Hymenobacter baengnokdamensis genome includes a region encoding these proteins:
- a CDS encoding cupin domain-containing protein, translating to MASEKKYFRNTQPFVVPTTDGKLIEEHIGLASTNTDLYSVAHMVAPPQWSEPHQRPEFDEVTIVVRGRKRFEIDGDVVELQAGESLLIKAGARVRYSNPFEAECEYWSICVPAFSPATVHREG from the coding sequence ATGGCTTCCGAAAAAAAGTACTTTCGCAATACCCAGCCTTTTGTAGTGCCTACCACCGATGGCAAGCTCATTGAGGAGCACATTGGCCTGGCCAGCACAAACACTGACCTATATAGCGTGGCGCATATGGTGGCGCCGCCGCAGTGGAGCGAGCCGCACCAGCGCCCCGAGTTTGATGAGGTAACCATTGTGGTGCGCGGCCGCAAGCGCTTCGAAATTGACGGCGACGTGGTAGAGCTGCAGGCCGGCGAGTCGCTGCTGATTAAGGCCGGGGCGCGCGTGCGCTATTCTAATCCTTTTGAGGCAGAGTGCGAATACTGGTCGATATGCGTGCCAGCCTTCAGCCCGGCTACCGTGCACCGCGAGGGATAG
- a CDS encoding organic hydroperoxide resistance protein: MKIQKVFTAQAKAEGGRDGHVTSANNVLDLTLSTPKEMGGPGKAGATNPEQLFAAGYAACFEGALGVAARQAKLKLEKVTVEALIGFGQAEDGGYGISADLHVNLPGLEQKQAEALVEAAHGICPYSRATRGNIEVNLTTTTNA; this comes from the coding sequence ATGAAAATCCAGAAAGTTTTCACCGCCCAGGCTAAAGCCGAAGGTGGCCGCGATGGCCACGTCACCAGCGCAAATAACGTGCTCGACCTTACCCTGAGCACGCCCAAGGAAATGGGCGGCCCCGGCAAGGCCGGCGCTACCAACCCCGAGCAGCTGTTTGCCGCCGGCTATGCCGCTTGCTTTGAAGGCGCGCTGGGCGTAGCCGCCCGCCAGGCCAAGCTCAAGCTGGAAAAAGTTACTGTGGAGGCACTTATCGGCTTTGGCCAGGCCGAGGACGGCGGCTACGGCATATCGGCCGACCTGCACGTCAACCTGCCCGGCCTGGAGCAAAAGCAGGCCGAAGCGCTGGTAGAAGCCGCGCATGGCATCTGCCCCTACTCGCGCGCCACCAGAGGCAACATTGAGGTAAATCTCACTACCACCACCAACGCGTAA
- a CDS encoding CsbD family protein, producing MSYREEDNNAGKILLAALAGASAGIIAGILLAPDKGSATLENWKGTAKNYGGQLGEQFNKYSADLETKFKGLSDKLEDLGVLGAGGSLNIKGNWDDIKGKLKQQYAQLTDEDLTYAEGKGDELVGKLQDKLGKGKSEVTKIINDLAGKGQDVAQKGADAAQKGADTAQKGADAAQKGADNAHKA from the coding sequence ATGTCGTACCGCGAAGAAGATAACAACGCAGGCAAAATTCTCCTCGCCGCCCTCGCTGGCGCTAGCGCCGGTATCATCGCTGGCATTCTGCTGGCCCCCGATAAAGGCTCGGCCACGCTCGAAAACTGGAAAGGCACCGCTAAAAACTACGGCGGGCAGCTGGGCGAGCAGTTCAATAAGTATAGCGCTGACCTCGAAACTAAATTCAAAGGCTTGTCTGACAAGCTCGAAGACCTTGGAGTGCTGGGCGCCGGTGGCAGCCTCAATATCAAAGGCAACTGGGACGACATCAAAGGCAAGCTGAAGCAGCAATACGCTCAGCTGACCGATGAGGACCTGACCTATGCCGAAGGCAAAGGCGATGAGCTCGTGGGCAAGCTGCAAGACAAGCTTGGCAAAGGCAAGTCGGAAGTTACTAAAATCATCAACGACCTGGCTGGCAAAGGTCAGGACGTAGCCCAGAAGGGTGCTGATGCCGCTCAAAAAGGCGCAGATACCGCTCAAAAAGGTGCTGATGCTGCCCAAAAGGGTGCCGACAACGCGCACAAAGCCTAA
- a CDS encoding response regulator has protein sequence MAAISCTLLVDDDETTNFLNQALLRRMAISDTVLVAGNGQEALDLMHTHCELPDSPTCPALILLDMKMPLMNGFEFLKAYAQRPKCQNPLVVIIMLTTSLHLHDVAQMKGLPIAGYLTKPLTRDKLKQILQDHFGQPAEDS, from the coding sequence ATGGCCGCGATATCCTGCACCCTGCTCGTTGACGACGACGAAACCACCAATTTTCTCAATCAAGCCCTGCTGCGGCGCATGGCCATCAGCGACACCGTGCTGGTAGCCGGCAACGGCCAGGAGGCTCTCGACCTGATGCATACTCATTGCGAGCTGCCCGATTCGCCCACCTGCCCGGCCCTGATTCTGCTCGACATGAAGATGCCGCTGATGAACGGCTTCGAGTTTTTGAAAGCCTACGCCCAGCGGCCCAAATGTCAAAACCCCCTGGTGGTCATTATCATGCTTACTACCTCGCTGCACCTGCACGACGTGGCACAGATGAAGGGCCTGCCCATTGCCGGCTACCTTACCAAGCCCCTTACCCGCGACAAACTCAAGCAGATACTGCAAGACCACTTCGGCCAGCCTGCGGAGGATAGCTAA
- a CDS encoding YtxH domain-containing protein: MPNDNGKVIVSLLAGATAGIVAGLLLAPETGEEARAGLLASARKWGDELGKLAKEALTKLHEAPPSTNPDAAVSEDRRSADALFNSMGGQGAAEPGDLATPKGAGNHLSIAGDEDYGTHNRDDLDYDGDAGEGRHRAL, encoded by the coding sequence ATGCCCAACGACAACGGAAAAGTCATTGTTTCGCTTCTGGCCGGGGCCACGGCCGGTATAGTGGCCGGCCTGCTGCTGGCTCCCGAAACCGGCGAAGAAGCCCGCGCCGGGCTGCTGGCATCGGCTCGCAAGTGGGGCGACGAGCTTGGCAAGCTGGCAAAGGAGGCCCTTACCAAGCTGCACGAAGCCCCGCCCAGCACCAACCCCGACGCGGCGGTGAGTGAAGACCGCCGCAGCGCTGATGCCCTTTTCAACTCGATGGGCGGCCAGGGCGCTGCCGAGCCCGGCGACCTGGCTACCCCAAAAGGGGCGGGCAATCACCTGTCGATAGCCGGTGATGAGGATTATGGCACCCATAACCGCGACGACCTCGACTACGACGGCGATGCCGGCGAGGGCCGCCACCGCGCCTTGTAG
- a CDS encoding RNA polymerase sigma factor: protein MELLEQEAESQLIQRLYARDETAMAFFYKNYQAALYHTIRSIVRHDELAEDILQECMLKFWLAFPTYDASKGRLFTWAIQICHNLAIDRLRAQRRIAQRTHSLTADLHGGLAAATTFRPEHIGVRDWLQLLTPTDRQLLELLYLEGYTQLETAEELKLPLGTVKTRARRIIRTLARVIAR, encoded by the coding sequence ATGGAACTTCTTGAGCAAGAAGCAGAAAGCCAACTTATTCAACGCCTGTATGCCCGTGATGAGACGGCCATGGCCTTTTTTTATAAGAACTACCAGGCGGCCCTCTACCATACTATCCGGAGCATTGTGCGGCACGATGAGCTAGCCGAAGACATCCTGCAGGAGTGCATGCTGAAGTTTTGGCTGGCTTTTCCGACCTACGATGCCAGCAAGGGACGGCTTTTTACCTGGGCCATCCAGATTTGCCATAACCTGGCTATTGACCGGCTGCGTGCGCAGCGCCGTATCGCGCAGCGCACGCACTCGCTTACGGCTGATTTGCACGGCGGCCTGGCGGCGGCCACTACCTTCCGGCCCGAGCATATCGGCGTGCGCGACTGGCTGCAGCTGCTCACCCCCACCGACCGTCAGCTGCTGGAGCTGCTTTACCTGGAAGGCTACACCCAGCTCGAAACCGCTGAGGAGCTGAAGCTGCCGCTGGGCACCGTCAAAACCCGCGCCCGGCGCATTATCCGCACCCTGGCCCGCGTCATCGCCAGGTAA